A single genomic interval of Ruminococcus sp. NK3A76 harbors:
- a CDS encoding 2-dehydropantoate 2-reductase N-terminal domain-containing protein, translating into MKILVYGCGVIGSLLVHTLCRAGNDVTVVSKGAWGDVLQKNGLRIHHQLQHKDTVDHPNVAKELPDDYFDLVFSVMQGCQQRNVLHELAKANTPVVILVGNNPEAADMEREILALSESPKTVLFGFQGTAGVRSAGSVNCLHVGAGSMTIGGLHRALTANEQQTLLEAFGDTGYRLTFEDDMEGWLHCHAAFILPIVYLSYHYGCDLRKANGKDIASMMKAAEEAYDLIAACGIEIRPKGDADYFRSKPKLAVLTAIMYIMSKTKLGELAATDHCRNAVTEMEWLDTAFEMLRQAQPEQRMPEWDKLRKAMPSWDEIHKIYDHGTKITVCDPSARRRKVASVLLLAGGSAVAVCIYKKRKK; encoded by the coding sequence ATGAAAATACTGGTTTACGGCTGCGGCGTGATCGGTTCTCTTTTGGTTCATACGCTTTGCAGAGCAGGCAATGATGTAACGGTCGTTTCCAAAGGCGCATGGGGCGATGTATTGCAGAAAAACGGGCTGCGTATTCATCATCAGCTACAGCATAAGGATACTGTCGATCATCCCAACGTTGCAAAAGAATTGCCCGATGACTACTTTGACCTTGTATTCTCTGTCATGCAGGGCTGTCAGCAGAGAAATGTTCTCCACGAGTTAGCGAAAGCTAATACACCTGTCGTAATTCTGGTCGGCAACAATCCCGAAGCTGCTGACATGGAGCGTGAAATACTTGCATTATCCGAATCTCCGAAAACTGTTCTGTTTGGCTTTCAGGGAACGGCAGGTGTCCGCAGTGCCGGAAGCGTAAATTGCCTTCACGTCGGCGCCGGCTCTATGACAATCGGCGGATTACATCGTGCATTGACTGCAAATGAACAGCAAACACTGCTTGAAGCATTCGGAGATACCGGCTATCGGCTGACCTTTGAAGATGATATGGAAGGCTGGCTGCACTGTCACGCAGCGTTCATCCTGCCGATCGTTTATCTCAGCTATCATTATGGTTGTGATCTGCGGAAAGCGAACGGAAAAGACATTGCATCTATGATGAAAGCCGCAGAAGAAGCATACGACCTGATTGCTGCCTGCGGAATTGAGATCCGTCCGAAGGGTGATGCGGATTATTTCAGAAGCAAGCCGAAACTGGCTGTTCTGACAGCAATCATGTATATCATGAGCAAAACAAAGCTCGGTGAGCTGGCTGCGACCGACCATTGCCGGAATGCAGTCACGGAAATGGAATGGCTCGATACAGCGTTTGAAATGCTGCGGCAGGCGCAGCCCGAACAAAGAATGCCGGAATGGGATAAGCTGCGGAAGGCGATGCCGTCATGGGATGAAATTCATAAAATCTACGATCACGGAACAAAGATCACCGTATGTGATCCGTCAGCAAGGCGCAGAAAGGTTGCATCGGTATTGTTGCTTGCAGGCGGGTCAGCTGTTGCGGTCTGCATTTATAAAAAACGAAAGAAGTGA
- a CDS encoding alpha/beta hydrolase → MTIHEFGTEHQQVIVLVHPSVVMWDYFENVIPILEKKYHLIIPALPGYDPDQTDDFTSVEEIAAELEAWLIAHGYCDISCLYGCSMGGSIVIRMLADHQIRIRNAVIDGGITPYQLPYLLTRCIAVRDFLMIYMGKLGGIKLLTKAFAADDYSEDDLRYIAKVLHFMSAKTVWRTFESCNNYSMPSTFDASDTNMEYWLAEKELKERKWDISYIRKHFPHCRIRKFRDLGHGGLAVVKPELFSKAMDSIITKKKRA, encoded by the coding sequence ATGACGATTCATGAGTTCGGTACAGAACATCAGCAAGTGATTGTGCTGGTTCATCCCTCTGTTGTGATGTGGGATTATTTTGAGAATGTGATTCCGATACTGGAGAAGAAATATCACCTGATTATTCCGGCATTGCCCGGCTATGATCCCGATCAAACCGATGATTTTACAAGCGTAGAAGAAATTGCAGCAGAACTTGAAGCATGGCTTATAGCGCACGGATACTGCGATATTTCCTGCCTGTATGGTTGTTCAATGGGAGGCAGTATTGTGATCCGTATGTTAGCCGATCATCAGATCAGGATCAGGAATGCGGTGATCGACGGCGGTATCACACCGTATCAGCTTCCGTATCTGCTAACGAGATGTATCGCTGTCCGTGATTTCCTGATGATCTATATGGGAAAGCTCGGCGGAATCAAACTGCTGACAAAGGCGTTTGCGGCGGATGATTATTCTGAGGATGATTTGCGGTATATCGCAAAGGTACTGCATTTTATGAGTGCCAAAACGGTCTGGCGGACATTTGAGTCCTGCAATAATTACAGTATGCCGAGTACATTTGATGCAAGCGATACGAATATGGAATACTGGCTTGCTGAAAAGGAATTGAAAGAGCGAAAATGGGATATTTCCTATATCAGAAAGCATTTCCCCCATTGCAGAATTCGGAAATTTCGTGATCTCGGACATGGCGGACTGGCTGTTGTAAAGCCGGAATTGTTCTCAAAGGCTATGGATTCGATCATCACCAAAAAGAAAAGAGCATGA
- a CDS encoding DUF6796 family protein, with protein sequence MILSNYNDIGIDNTLDWKRIRKLFLIGLLGGCMTFVGDWLLGYGVYDESLTGLEKKLSQYLVLSDGKLFWSAFLGLIGISLEGLCYFGIYRLIASGSRKHAHIFRSGVFGYMLFAACGVHVPCLSTVFFYNHMMLASPENAYDLTIKFGVYFLLPAMILFLIFFFVMSSAQISAFAKGLTPYPKWCWIFSMPVGMAATMLLKFVGNHAVVNGLTAAWISIGNIWMFGGLLLTMRFAQRKK encoded by the coding sequence ATGATTTTGAGCAATTACAATGATATCGGCATCGACAATACCCTCGACTGGAAACGTATCCGCAAACTATTTCTCATCGGACTGCTCGGCGGCTGCATGACTTTTGTCGGGGACTGGCTGCTCGGATACGGCGTGTACGATGAAAGCCTGACGGGACTGGAAAAGAAGCTATCGCAGTATCTTGTTTTATCGGACGGCAAGCTGTTCTGGTCTGCTTTTCTCGGTCTGATCGGTATTTCACTGGAAGGACTCTGCTATTTCGGCATCTACAGGCTGATTGCAAGCGGCAGTAGGAAACACGCCCATATATTCCGCAGCGGCGTGTTCGGGTATATGCTGTTTGCAGCCTGCGGCGTTCATGTGCCGTGCCTCTCGACTGTGTTTTTCTATAACCATATGATGCTTGCATCGCCTGAGAACGCATATGATCTGACAATAAAATTTGGCGTTTACTTCCTGCTGCCGGCAATGATACTGTTTCTGATATTCTTCTTTGTTATGAGTTCAGCACAGATTAGTGCTTTTGCCAAAGGACTGACTCCGTATCCGAAGTGGTGCTGGATATTCTCTATGCCGGTCGGTATGGCGGCGACAATGCTGTTGAAATTCGTCGGAAATCATGCTGTTGTAAACGGTTTGACCGCCGCATGGATCAGTATCGGAAATATCTGGATGTTCGGCGGCTTGCTGCTGACAATGAGATTTGCGCAGAGGAAAAAATGA